One window of Nymphaea colorata isolate Beijing-Zhang1983 chromosome 1, ASM883128v2, whole genome shotgun sequence genomic DNA carries:
- the LOC116257552 gene encoding pentatricopeptide repeat-containing protein At1g74750-like codes for MMLRPKQVVPICKCARSFILAGSRSNNQDGSASSCSDEEKCTSEKHSKKSHAYFSRDFSTLISSTKGASPTRPRVVSGNGTAKRDAHPAPLPHVDLVSGSELDKSLVSHGKAQDYGQDESHSQTLFTEQIIKAGVATVGFISDIVQYFPTSNINALNVIPQNFMVDPGKSSGKLSKSKTTKITNPTQGHDKSSIDKGPKTTVYAHHDCSQPAKPHSRKGAQNLEANSAKAHSEIPGPSSSYPQYLEANSAKAHSEIPGPSSSCPQYERKCIPQGSKSYLDRRQGNPKFFSGKEKIPQKRETGKLQGTASVDNFCRNPLASKSTSMGPASWARQGSFPNDAAKGAEGTVYNTLRHLKWWGRAAESSLRNLNCNMNAYQANQLLKLLKNHSVALGFFYWLKRQPGYKHDSHCYTTMIGILGNAQQFAMITRLLDEMVRDGCQPNVVTYNRLIHSYGRASLLPEAVNLFYKMQKAGCEPDRVTYCTLIDIHAKSGLFDVAMDMYHRMLEVGLTPDTFTYGVIINCLGKAGHLAPAYRLFCEMVASGCVPNIITYNIMITLHAKARNFSTALKLYQDMQNAGFHPDNVTYNIIMEVLGHCGHLDQAEAVFEQMKRQNLVPDEPVYGLLIDLWGKAGNILKAQRWYQSMLDAGLKPNVPTCNSLLSAFLRLHLFADAYKVLQSMMSLGLNPSSQTYTLLLSCCTADTSSREVMFSCHELMSVTGHPAHSFLSTMPSAGPDGQNVRDHATKFLDLMHKEDRESKRGLVDAVIDFLHKFDLKEEAGSVWDVASLNVYPHAVTEKQQSYWLINLHFMSNGTAVVAVSRTLAWFRKQMLASGGLSPDRIDIVTGWGRRSRVTGTSLVRQSVYDLLQIFGFPFVTENGNCGCFVGYGEPLNNWLHNSYVERMHLI; via the coding sequence ATGATGCTAAGACCAAAACAGGTTGTCCCCATTTGCAAGTGTGCAAGGTCTTTTATTCTTGCTGGTTCAAGAAGTAACAACCAGGATGGTAGTGCATCTAGTTGTTCTGATGAGGAGAAGTGCACCTCAGAAAAGCATTCTAAGAAATCACATGCTTATTTTTCAAGAGACTTTTCCACCTTGATATCTTCCACTAAAGGAGCATCTCCAACAAGGCCACGTGTTGTTTCTGGTAATGGAACAGCCAAAAGAGATGCCCATCCAGCTCCTTTGCCTCACGTTGACCTTGTTTCGGGTTCAGAACTGGACAAAAGTCTTGTTTCACATGGCAAGGCACAAGATTATGGGCAAGATGAGAGTCATTCTCAGACGTTATTCACTGAGCAGATCATCAAGGCAGGTGTTGCAACTGTGGGCTTTATCTCAGACATAGTGCAGTACTTTCCCACTTCAAATATAAATGCTTTAAATGTCATACCTCAGAATTTCATGGTTGACCCAGGGAAGTCCAGTGGAAAATTGTCAAAGAGCAAGACTACAAAAATAACTAATCCTACTCAAGGGCACGACAAGTCATCTATTGATAAGGGGCCAAAAACTACTGTTTATGCTCATCATGATTGCAGTCAGCCTGCAAAACCGCATTCCAGAAAGGGAGCACAAAATCTTGAAGCCAATTCTGCCAAAGCGCATTCTGAGATCCCTGGTCCATCGTCCTCATATCCTCAATATCTTGAAGCCAATTCTGCCAAAGCGCATTCTGAGATCCCTGGTCCATCGTCCTCATGTCCTCAATATGAGCGTAAATGTATACCACAGGGATCAAAATCTTACCTTGATAGGAGACAGGGCAATCCGAAATTTTTCAGTGGGAAAGAGAAGATACctcaaaaaagagaaacaggAAAACTTCAAGGTACTGCATCTGTTGATAACTTTTGCAGAAACCCCTTGGCTTCAAAGAGCACAAGTATGGGGCCAGCCTCttgggccaggcagggaagttTTCCAAATGATGCAGCGAAAGGAGCTGAAGGTACTGTCTACAACACACTGAGACATCTCAAATGGTGGGGACGTGCAGCAGAATCTTCTCTTAGGAACCTGAATTGCAACATGAATGCCTACCAAGCAAATCAACTATTGAAGTTGCTGAAAAACCATTCAGTGGCTCTTGGCTTTTTCTATTGGTTGAAACGTCAGCCAGGTTATAAGCATGACAGCCACTGCTACACCACAATGATTGGCATTCTGGGAAATGCTCAGCAATTTGCAATGATAACTAGGTTGCTTGATGAGATGGTGAGAGATGGGTGTCAACCAAACGTGGTCACGTATAATCGTCTGATTCACAGTTATGGGAGAGCTAGTCTTCTCCCTGAGGCTGTCAACCTCTTCTACAAGATGCAGAAGGCTGGTTGTGAGCCTGACAGGGTCACATACTGCACCCTCATTGACATCCATGCAAAATCTGGCCTTTTTGATGTTGCAATGGATATGTACCACAGGATGCTTGAAGTGGGCCTCACACCAGATACATTTACATATGGCGTGATCATCAACTGCCTTGGAAAAGCTGGCCATCTGGCCCCTGCGTATAGGCTCTTCTGTGAGATGGTTGCAAGTGGATGTGTACCTAATATAATTACTTATAATATCATGATAACCCTGCATGCAAAGGCAAGAAATTTCTCTACTGCATTGAAACTTTACCAAGATATGCAAAATGCCGGTTTCCATCCTGATAACGTGACATACAATATCATTATGGAGGTGCTTGGTCATTGTGGGCATCTGGACCAAGCTGAAGCAGTTTTTGAACAGATGAAGAGGCAGAATTTGGTCCCAGATGAGCCGGTTTATGGTCTTCTAATTGATCTGTGGGGCAAGGCGGGGAATATTTTGAAGGCTCAGAGATGGTATCAGTCTATGCTGGATGCTGGCTTGAAGCCAAATGTCCCAACATGCAACTCTTTGCTAAGCGCATTTCTTAGACTCCACTTGTTTGCCGATGCGTACAAGGTGCTGCAGTCGATGATGAGCTTAGGACTTAATCCTTCGTCGCAAACTTATACTTTGTTGCTTAGCTGCTGCACTGCAGACACATCATCACGTGAGGTTATGTTCTCCTGCCATGAGCTTATGTCAGTGACTGGTCATCCTGCACATTCTTTCTTGTCTACCATGCCATCAGCTGGGCCTGATGGCCAAAATGTGCGCGACCATGCAACCAAGTTTTTGGATTTGATGCATAAAGAGGACAGAGAGAGCAAGAGGGGTCTTGTGGATGCTGTTATAGACTTCCTCCAtaagtttgatcttaaggagGAGGCTGGTTctgtttgggatgttgcatcaCTCAATGTCTATCCTCATGCAGTGACAGAGAAGCAGCAGTCTTATTGGCTCATCAATTTGCACTTTATGTCCAATGGGACTGCGGTTGTGGCTGTGTCAAGAACTTTGGCCTGGTTCAGAAAGCAGATGCTTGCATCTGGTGGTCTGTCACCTGACCGCATTGACATTGTTACTGGCTGGGGAAGGCGCAGCAGGGTCACTGGAACGTCTCTTGTGAGGCAGTCTGTGTATGATCTACTTCAAATATTTGGATTTCCTTTTGTTACTGAAAATGGTAATTGCGGCTGTTTTGTAGGGTATGGAGAGCCTCTCAACAATTGGTTGCATAATTCTTATGTGGAACGGATGCACCTTATATAA